From a single Scylla paramamosain isolate STU-SP2022 chromosome 28, ASM3559412v1, whole genome shotgun sequence genomic region:
- the LOC135114930 gene encoding aminopeptidase N-like gives MLRWSALEGSYQTLLRLASVVALLTTGNTLSVSSFPSLSSSPPTSVFSSSQGNSLRSTTPVWLPEHVLVYPAMYKYKPVMYSHRDDLTAAGNTVSTGDKDGGGGGEEGGKEEIDVKNTTQPLNKNFRLPASLRPTHYIVRVQPYINGNYSVRGSVQIDIEVLQSTSNITLHVSTMDIHVQDIQLEAAEGDEEGASIPRFTHFVDNLDVEVFTAHLDGELEAGRRVRYTVPYEGTLEHYMGGFYGLHYTDVDGTERYMVSTLNQPVNARIAFPCFDEPQLKATFELHVARQVNMTAVSNMPLLTTTPIEDQEGWVWDSFQTTPPMSTYLLMLVVMSLPHINITAHRQDLPIRIWARQEVLDRMSFMHQVVPGVLDFMETYTNISYSLSKLDIIVVPSQEGIAFEGWGAILMYDERFIQHDPLENDEVNLGKVAWVQAHELAHQWFGNLVTPRWWGDVWLSEGITTYMSNLAMQKMAIVSQSVAAEASFTLHELFHEDSQITAVPVFNQQLDVFKPDTYFNVFSYFKCSLLLHMMAHVLSHHAFRKGMVSFLHEHQYGSVGQDDLSRHLTKAAHETHTLPQDLTVKTILDTWTHQAGYPLVTVTRSPAGTSATAFQEKYLWSQNSSLLSDHYSTWWVPLTHTSQASPDFNDTLVKVWLKGTETQTSVHNLPTRDHWVVFNLQQTGYYRVNYDDNNWNLLIQQLLTDHQLIHVNNRVQMIDDILNLASSGKVSYNTALSLVEYIKKENETLPWRVFQRNMEHMKKMLQSTPAYEGFKKYMWSLLVPLWNLVGLENKLEVQTIQQEHSEAVKWACHHNLPSCVYLAASLYAQWMLTPENIKVVPRDLWGTVYCTAIAHGGEAEWDFAWQQYFLSNDIHHKEQLLAALSCSRDTWEENGYLDLALTSEIKQRTQGAFQVFYSVASNPGGKPLAWNFLTSRWSALANLYSDSGAAVEQLVVAAAETLTSQQDMDKLRVFRDNHRDNPRVVAASEVALDIVARNVAWMERNYDVICEWLQARGFNIGLR, from the exons ATGCTGCGTTGGAGTGCGTTGGAGGGCTCCTACCAAACCCTGCTTCGCCTGGCGTCTGTTGTGGCTCTGCTGACAACTGGCAATACCCTCTCTgtgtcctcctttccctccctgtcctcGTCGCCTCCTACCtccgtgttctcctcctcccaaggcAACTCACTGCGCTCCACGACGCCCGTCTGGCTCCCCGAGCATGTG CTGGTATACCCTGCCATGTATAAATACAAGCCAGTAATGTACTCACATCGTGATGACTTAACTGCAGCCGGTAACACTGTGAGTACAGGAGataaagacggaggaggaggaggagaagaaggaggaaaggaagaaatcgACGttaaaaacacaacacaaccgtTGAACAAGAACTTTCGTCTGCCAGCCAGCCTCAGACCCACCCACTACATTGTTCGGGTTCAGCCTTACATTAACGGAAACTATAGCGTCCGCGGCTCAGTGCAGATCGATATAGAAGTGCTCCAATCGACCTCCAACATCACCCTCCATGTATCCACAATGGACATCCACGTGCAGGATATTCAG CTTGAAGCAGCGGAAGGCGATGAAGAGGGAGCCTCCATCCCACGATTTACTCATTTTGTTGACAACTTGGACGTTGAGGTTTTTACTGCCCACCTAGATGGAGAACTTGAGGCCGGTAGGAGGGTGCGGTACACCGTTCCCTACGAAGGAACCCTGGAACACTACATGGGAGGGTTTTACGGCCTTCACTACACAGATGTGGACGGCACTGAAAG GTACATGGTGAGCACTcttaaccagccagtcaatgcCAGGATTGCCTTCCCGTGCTTCGACGAGCCGCAGCTCAAAGCCACGTTCGAGCTGCACGTGGCGCGCCAGGTCAACATGACAGCTGTGTCCAACATGCCTCTGCTCACCACCACGCCTAT AGAGGACCAGGAAGGCTGGGTGTGGGACAGTTTCCAGACGACGCCACCGATGTCCACCTACCTCCTGATGCTCGTCGTTATGTCCCTTCCGCACATCAACATCACTGCGCACCGGCAAGACCTGCCCATCAGAA TATGGGCCAGGCAGGAGGTGCTGGATAGGATGTCCTTCATGCACCAAGTCGTGCCTGGTGTTCTGGACTTCATGGAGACCTACACAAACATCTCGTACTCGCTGTCGAAGCTGGACATCATTGTTGTTCCCAGCCAAGAAGGCATCGCCTTTGAGGGTTGGGGCGCCATCCTTATGTACGA TGAACGTTTCATACAGCACGACCCGCTGGAGAACGATGAGGTGAATTTAGGGAAAGTGGCGTGGGTTCAAGCTCACGAATTGGCCCATCAGTGGTTTGGGAACTTGGTGACACCGCGCTGGTGGGGGGATGTGTGGCTCAGTGAGGGCATCACCACCTACATGTCCAACCTCGCTATGCAGAAG ATGGCGATTGTGAGTCAGAGTGTGGCGGCGGAGGCAAGCTTCACCCTTCATGAACTGTTCCACGAGGACAGCCAGATTACCGCGGTTCCTGTCTTCAACCAGCAACTGGACGTGTTCAAGCCAGATACGTACTTCAACGTATTTTCTTACTTTAAAT GCTCGCTTTTGTTGCACATGATGGCCCACGTCCTCTCCCACCACGCCTTCAGGAAGGGTATGGTGTCCTTCCTTCATGAACA CCAGTACGGGAGTGTGGGTCAGGACGACCTATCCCGCCACCTGACGAAGGCAGCGCACGAAACCCATACGCTGCCGCAGGACCTCACTGTCAAGACCATCCTGGACACCTGGACGCATCAAGCAGGTTACCCACTCGTGACGGTGACGAGAAGCCCCGCGGGAACATCCGCCACAGCCTTCCAG GAAAAATATCTGTGGTCACAAAACAGCAGTCTTCTCAGTGATCACTACAGCACGTGGTGGGTGCCGCTCACCCACACTAGCCAGGCCTCGCCGGACTTCAACGACACCCTCGTCAAGGTGTGGCTCAAGGGCACGGAGACGCAGACGTCGGTGCACAACCTACCTACCAGGGATCATTGGGTCGTCTTCAATCTGCAACAGACAGGCTACTACAGAGTCAACTACGACGACAATAACTGGAACCTGCTGATCCAGCAGCTGCTCACCGACCACCAGCTTATTCACGTCAACAACAGAGTTCAGATGATCGACGATATCCTGAACTTGGCGTCTTCTG GAAAAGTCTCCTATAATACCGCCCTGAGTTTGGTGgaatacataaagaaagagaacgagacTTTGCCGTGGCGAGTTTTCCAACGCAACATGGAACACATGAAGAAAATGCTACAGAGCACTCCAGCTTACGAAGGCTTTAAG AAATACATGTGGTCGTTACTTGTTCCTCTTTGGAATTTAGTGGGCCTTGAGAACAAACTTGAGGTGCAGACCATCCAGCAGGAACACTCCGAGGCCGTCAAGTGGGCGTGTCATCACAACCTCCCGAGCTGCGTCTACCTCGCCGCCAGCCTCTACGCCCAGTGGATGCTCACGCCGGAAAACATTAA GGTGGTGCCCAGGGACTTGTGGGGGACCGTGTACTGCACCGCCATCGCCCACGGAGGAGAGGCCGAGTGGGACTTCGCGTGGCAACAATATTTCCTTTCTAATGACATCCACCACAAAGAACAGCTCCTGGCCGCCCTCAGCTGTAGCCGCGACACCTGGGAGGAGAATGG GTACCTGGACCTGGCCTTGACTTCGGAAATCAAGCAGCGGACACAGGGTGCTTTCCAGGTGTTTTACTCTGTGGCGTCTAATCCTGGAGGGAAACCCTTGGCCTGGAACTTCCTTACAAGCCGCTGGTCTGCCCTGGCCAACTT GTACAGTGACAGCGGAGCGGCGGTGGAgcagctggtggtggcggccgcAGAGACCCTCACCTCGCAGCAAGACATGGACAAG CTGAGAGTATTCAGGGACAACCACAGGGACAACCCCCGCGTAGTGGCCGCTTCGGAGGTAGCACTCGACATCGTCGCTAGGAACGTGGCTTGGATGGAGAGGAACTACGACGTGATCTGCGAGTGGCTGCAAGCACGAGGGTTTAACATTGGATTAagataa